In Plasmodium cynomolgi strain B DNA, scaffold: 0571, whole genome shotgun sequence, a single window of DNA contains:
- a CDS encoding CYIR protein (putative;~vir-type antigen) gives MCSEMKYEYGNHRDCYDALEDFRNTYNEHMKNGNKYKNVDIYIPSTKGDNIIILIKIPSIIILFICFLLFIFIKL, from the exons atgtgCTCGGAAAT GAAATATGAGTATGGCAATCACCGGGATTGCTATGACGCATTAGAAGATTttagaaatacatataatgaacatatgaaaaatggaaataaatataaaaatgtagacatatacATACCATCCACAAAAGGAGATAACATCATTATTCTTATTAAAATTccgtctattattatattattcatttgtttccttttatttatttttataaaattataa